From Candidatus Polarisedimenticolia bacterium, the proteins below share one genomic window:
- a CDS encoding glycosyltransferase, with protein sequence MSPAAIMWEHHSWESPIRVGGRAFAARFLDEGWSVAWLNGPLAPWNLAGGNDEVRRRRACWRQGGVRLRAGSGRLFAYAPLSPFAYRRHPLLDRRWLHRHALSLTVPGLMRRLEGEGFGRIDLLWLATGSPLLPLLEKVKFDLSLYRVSDHAAAFPDTPRSYAKIEEEALRRVDRVVATALSLAERASRFNSRVLLLPNGVDLRRFPILPKRMWPAPAARIIYLGAIDSWFDTAAVAALARGLPEAEIVLAGPNRLGRSWAKELPAVKFQGPVSAEEVPRILGESDLGIIPFRDTALTRAIHPVKLYEYFAAGIPVVAADLEEIRRIASPALLARNGSEWVDAARSALAGGRRSEYRAFAERHDWGTRYAELMAFLGRPAALSGRRAREGAS encoded by the coding sequence GTGAGCCCGGCGGCGATCATGTGGGAGCACCACTCCTGGGAAAGCCCGATCCGCGTCGGCGGCCGGGCGTTCGCGGCACGCTTCCTGGACGAGGGCTGGAGCGTGGCCTGGCTCAACGGTCCGCTCGCCCCCTGGAATCTCGCCGGCGGAAACGACGAAGTGCGGCGCCGGCGAGCCTGCTGGCGGCAAGGAGGAGTGCGCCTCCGCGCCGGGAGCGGGCGCCTCTTTGCCTACGCTCCCTTGAGCCCCTTCGCCTACCGCCGCCATCCGCTTCTGGATCGTCGCTGGCTGCACCGTCATGCCCTCTCCCTGACCGTTCCCGGCCTGATGCGGCGCCTGGAAGGAGAGGGATTCGGCCGGATCGATCTGCTTTGGCTGGCGACCGGCAGTCCTCTCCTGCCCCTGCTCGAGAAAGTGAAGTTCGATCTCAGCTTGTACCGGGTCAGCGATCACGCCGCCGCCTTTCCCGACACGCCGCGCTCCTACGCGAAGATCGAGGAGGAGGCTCTGCGAAGGGTGGATCGAGTGGTGGCCACGGCGCTCTCCCTGGCGGAGAGGGCGAGCCGCTTCAATTCGCGCGTCCTCCTGCTTCCCAATGGAGTGGATCTCCGGCGGTTTCCGATTCTTCCGAAGAGGATGTGGCCGGCTCCGGCGGCGCGCATCATCTACCTGGGGGCCATCGACAGCTGGTTCGACACTGCGGCGGTCGCCGCCCTCGCCCGCGGCCTGCCCGAGGCGGAGATCGTGCTGGCCGGGCCGAACCGGCTCGGCCGGAGCTGGGCCAAAGAGCTTCCCGCAGTGAAGTTCCAGGGTCCGGTCTCCGCGGAGGAAGTGCCGAGGATCCTGGGGGAGTCGGATCTTGGGATCATCCCGTTCCGGGACACGGCGCTGACCCGGGCCATCCACCCGGTCAAGCTCTACGAGTATTTCGCGGCCGGGATCCCGGTCGTCGCCGCCGATCTCGAGGAGATTCGCCGGATCGCCTCCCCCGCCCTCCTGGCGCGCAACGGATCCGAATGGGTGGATGCGGCGCGCAGCGCCCTGGCGGGGGGCCGGCGCAGCGAGTATCGGGCTTTCGCGGAGCGGCATGACTGGGGGACACGGTACGCCGAACTGATGGCTTTCCTCGGGCGCCCCGCGGCTCTCTCCGGCCGCCGCGCGCGGGAAGGCGCCTCATGA